A genomic region of Leptolyngbya sp. NIES-2104 contains the following coding sequences:
- a CDS encoding transglycosylase domain-containing protein, which translates to MSSNTLRQKQQRQPETTLEFIQSVGKVTGGTLLAITMLSSSVVAGGLVGLAISFRNLPDVRSLRGYKPSETTHIYDMKGKKLASIHGEANREVVPLNNISPHLKRAVIAIEDSYFYSHQGVNGGAIARATVANFTTGRTVEGGSTLTMQLVKNLFLSPERAISRKIAEAVLSLRVEQIFKKDEILEMYLNQIYWGHNNYGAQTAARSYFNKDAANLSLAESAMMAGLIQSPEVLSPFVDMKAARARQADVLNRMRELGWITAQEEAAARKQPIKLGKITSFQTSQMPYVSDAVVKELTQKFGRDAVLKGGMRIQTTIDSKMQRIAEDTARRWLGTLNAQGVYADQMSIVSVDPRTQFVKAMVGGVDAKKSQFNRATQAMRQPGSAFKPFVYYAAFASGRYAPDSTILDAPVGYPDGYDMYYPQNYDRSFGGAMTLRRALEQSRNIPAIKLGQEIGLNKVVEICRSIGIKSPIDPVISLPLGSVDLTPLEMASAYAAFANNGWYSDTTLIAQVTDSSGNVILDNTPKPRLVLDSWASAALNDTLQGVITRGTATAAQIGRPAAGKTGTTSSERDIWFVGYVPQLSTAVWVGNDDYTPLGHGATGGTFVAPIWRDYMSQVVQDMPVERFRPPSDFDRP; encoded by the coding sequence GTGTCGTCGAATACCCTTAGACAAAAGCAGCAGAGACAACCCGAAACCACTCTGGAGTTTATCCAGTCCGTGGGCAAAGTCACAGGTGGAACGCTCCTTGCGATTACAATGCTGTCGAGTTCCGTGGTCGCAGGTGGTTTGGTGGGTCTTGCCATTAGTTTTCGGAATTTGCCCGATGTGCGATCGCTTCGAGGCTACAAACCGAGCGAAACCACGCACATCTACGACATGAAAGGCAAAAAGCTCGCCAGTATTCACGGTGAAGCCAATCGCGAAGTCGTCCCGCTCAATAATATTTCTCCTCATCTCAAACGGGCGGTAATTGCGATCGAGGATAGCTATTTTTATTCACACCAGGGCGTGAATGGAGGCGCGATCGCACGGGCAACCGTTGCCAACTTTACGACCGGACGAACCGTGGAAGGGGGTTCGACGCTGACGATGCAGTTGGTGAAAAACCTCTTCTTGTCGCCGGAACGCGCCATCAGTCGAAAAATTGCCGAAGCCGTTCTCTCGTTGCGCGTCGAGCAAATTTTCAAGAAAGACGAAATCTTGGAAATGTACCTCAACCAGATTTACTGGGGACACAACAACTACGGTGCACAAACCGCAGCACGAAGCTATTTCAACAAAGATGCAGCAAATTTGAGTTTGGCTGAATCTGCGATGATGGCAGGCTTGATTCAATCTCCAGAAGTGCTCAGTCCGTTTGTCGATATGAAGGCAGCAAGAGCACGTCAAGCTGATGTCCTAAACCGGATGCGTGAACTAGGATGGATTACCGCTCAAGAAGAAGCGGCAGCGCGGAAACAACCGATCAAACTTGGAAAAATCACCTCATTCCAAACTAGTCAAATGCCGTATGTCAGTGATGCGGTGGTGAAAGAACTGACGCAAAAATTCGGTCGCGATGCAGTGCTTAAAGGCGGAATGCGGATTCAAACCACGATCGATTCAAAAATGCAGCGGATCGCTGAAGATACCGCTCGTCGCTGGCTTGGGACGCTGAATGCTCAAGGAGTTTATGCGGATCAAATGTCGATCGTGTCCGTCGATCCTCGTACCCAATTTGTCAAAGCAATGGTTGGCGGTGTGGACGCGAAAAAGAGCCAGTTTAACCGAGCGACACAAGCCATGAGACAGCCCGGATCAGCCTTCAAGCCGTTTGTGTACTATGCGGCGTTTGCGTCTGGTCGATATGCACCCGATTCGACGATTCTTGATGCTCCGGTCGGCTACCCCGATGGCTATGACATGTATTACCCGCAGAACTACGATCGATCTTTTGGCGGGGCGATGACACTCAGACGCGCATTAGAGCAATCGCGCAACATTCCAGCGATCAAACTCGGACAAGAAATCGGCTTAAATAAAGTCGTAGAAATCTGTCGTAGTATTGGGATCAAAAGCCCGATCGATCCGGTGATTTCGCTGCCGCTCGGTTCGGTTGACCTGACTCCGTTGGAAATGGCATCCGCGTACGCTGCCTTTGCAAATAATGGCTGGTATTCGGATACGACTTTGATCGCTCAAGTCACCGATAGTAGCGGCAATGTCATTTTAGACAACACGCCGAAACCGAGATTAGTGCTCGATTCTTGGGCATCTGCGGCACTCAACGATACATTACAAGGGGTAATCACTCGCGGAACGGCAACAGCGGCTCAGATTGGTCGCCCCGCAGCCGGAAAAACGGGAACCACGTCTTCAGAGCGCGATATTTGGTTTGTGGGCTATGTGCCTCAACTTTCGACAGCGGTTTGGGTTGGAAACGATGACTATACACCGCTGGGACATGGCGCAACGGGTGGAACATTTGTGGCTCCGATTTGGCGCGATTATATGTCACAAGTAGTGCAGGATATGCCAGTCGAGCGCTTCCGTCCGCCTTCGGATTTCGATCGACCTTAG
- a CDS encoding DUF1825 family protein, with product MGFFDSEIVQEEAKKLFQDYQSLIQLGSSYGKFDREGKLMYIEQMEAIMDRYKVFMKRFELSEDFSAQMMVEQLKTQLGQAGMTPQQMFDQMTQTLARMKSQIDK from the coding sequence ATGGGATTTTTTGACTCAGAGATTGTTCAAGAAGAAGCGAAAAAACTGTTTCAGGATTATCAATCGCTGATTCAGTTGGGCAGCAGTTATGGAAAGTTCGATCGTGAAGGCAAGCTCATGTACATCGAACAGATGGAAGCCATCATGGATCGCTATAAGGTGTTTATGAAGCGGTTTGAGCTTTCTGAGGATTTTTCGGCTCAGATGATGGTCGAGCAGCTTAAAACTCAGTTGGGACAGGCGGGAATGACTCCTCAACAGATGTTCGATCAAATGACTCAAACGCTGGCGCGAATGAAATCACAGATTGATAAATAA
- a CDS encoding iron uptake porin, which yields MRQIKGFFIGLSAIAIAATPVWSQEVEPMNQVTSVSELSDVRPSDWAFQAVQSLVERYGVLTGYPDRTFRGNRPLTRNEFAATIATVIGRIEEQLLAGNTSTPIAEDVQTIRRLINAYGGALSQLRSRVDNIGNRIATQESQQFSTTTKLNGQVYYVVTNGTNADSTVISRVRLNLLTSFQGEDRLVTQIEAGNNGADAIANAHNDRQNLLGTTGILADGGGLDPVGATRDLNIRKLYYAFRPAENLEIAVGSNLPPSDFIDRNSFANQSGDNFGSSFFANNPLIVQNEIDRFGGAGAAIAWSLDRNLTLRALYAAADASNVGLFRDRYQASVEAEYDVPDMPIKVQVQYTNAEINGTQINAAGVSAEWAIQRRFGVFGIFGRLGIGNYQGFNTLLQQDLDLNPKTWALGVTFQNFLIPGSRAGVAVGQPFITRRLGSETQTNFEAFFGLLLNDRLNVSPSVTIVTNPNNRASPTIVEWSLRVLYGF from the coding sequence GTGAGACAGATCAAAGGATTCTTTATCGGTTTGAGTGCGATCGCAATCGCAGCCACTCCGGTCTGGTCACAAGAAGTCGAACCGATGAATCAAGTGACTTCGGTGTCAGAACTCTCTGATGTGCGTCCAAGCGATTGGGCATTTCAAGCGGTACAGTCGCTCGTCGAACGCTACGGAGTTCTAACAGGCTATCCAGACCGCACCTTTCGCGGGAATCGTCCTTTAACGCGAAACGAATTTGCAGCCACGATCGCAACTGTGATCGGCAGAATCGAAGAGCAATTACTCGCAGGTAATACAAGCACACCGATCGCTGAAGATGTGCAAACGATTCGACGGTTGATCAATGCGTACGGTGGAGCATTATCACAACTGCGATCGCGAGTCGATAACATTGGAAACCGCATTGCTACTCAGGAAAGCCAGCAGTTCTCAACCACGACAAAGCTCAACGGTCAGGTTTATTACGTTGTCACGAATGGCACAAATGCAGACTCTACCGTGATTTCGCGGGTTCGGCTAAATCTGCTAACAAGCTTTCAAGGAGAGGATCGTTTAGTCACGCAAATTGAAGCGGGAAATAATGGCGCGGACGCGATCGCGAATGCTCACAACGATCGTCAAAATTTACTCGGAACGACCGGAATTCTAGCGGACGGGGGCGGACTTGATCCAGTGGGGGCAACTCGCGATTTGAACATTCGCAAGCTCTATTATGCGTTTCGTCCGGCTGAGAATTTAGAAATTGCAGTCGGATCGAATTTACCACCGAGTGATTTTATCGATCGTAATTCGTTCGCCAATCAGTCTGGAGATAATTTCGGCTCTAGCTTTTTCGCAAACAATCCGCTGATCGTCCAAAACGAGATTGATCGATTCGGAGGAGCCGGAGCCGCGATCGCTTGGTCACTCGATCGTAATCTGACCTTGAGAGCTTTGTATGCGGCGGCGGATGCTTCCAATGTGGGACTGTTTCGCGATCGCTATCAAGCCAGTGTGGAAGCTGAGTATGATGTTCCAGATATGCCGATTAAAGTCCAAGTGCAATATACGAATGCTGAAATTAATGGCACTCAGATTAATGCAGCAGGAGTTAGTGCAGAATGGGCAATTCAACGACGATTTGGCGTATTCGGAATATTTGGACGCTTGGGAATCGGCAACTATCAGGGATTTAATACCCTCTTGCAGCAAGACCTTGATCTGAATCCGAAAACTTGGGCGTTAGGAGTGACATTTCAGAATTTTCTCATTCCTGGATCAAGGGCAGGAGTCGCTGTTGGGCAACCGTTTATCACAAGACGATTGGGTAGTGAAACACAGACGAATTTTGAAGCATTTTTTGGATTGTTGCTCAACGATCGCTTAAATGTCAGTCCTTCAGTGACGATCGTGACGAATCCGAATAATCGGGCAAGTCCGACGATCGTTGAATGGTCGCTACGAGTTCTGTACGGCTTCTAA
- the gloA gene encoding lactoylglutathione lyase, whose protein sequence is MRLLHTMLRVGNLDESLKFYCDTLGMKLLRKKDYPGGEFTLAFVGYGAESDTAVLELTYNWGQEKYDLGDAYGHIAIGVDDIYATCDAIAQRGGKVTRQPGPMKHGSTVIAFVEDPNGYKVELIQLGTQGSESEKKAATANA, encoded by the coding sequence ATGCGGTTATTACACACGATGCTTCGAGTCGGAAATCTAGATGAGTCGCTGAAATTCTACTGCGACACGTTAGGCATGAAGCTGTTACGCAAAAAAGACTATCCCGGCGGAGAATTTACTCTAGCATTTGTGGGCTATGGAGCCGAATCTGATACAGCAGTGCTTGAATTGACTTACAACTGGGGTCAAGAGAAATACGATTTAGGGGATGCTTACGGACATATTGCGATCGGAGTTGATGACATTTACGCGACTTGTGACGCGATCGCACAACGCGGCGGAAAAGTCACCCGCCAACCGGGACCGATGAAACATGGCTCGACCGTGATCGCATTTGTCGAAGATCCGAATGGTTACAAAGTAGAACTGATTCAACTCGGTACACAAGGCTCTGAATCTGAGAAAAAAGCCGCGACCGCAAACGCTTGA
- a CDS encoding CIA30 family protein — MSEQRSQWDLGRFVQTLEYFEAIPIVSWLQNMFQPRPNPQPFYHDRVLFDFSNPQIDIQNTWGALDDVVMGGVSDSSVRLENGAAVFSGNVSTANSGGFASIRTRNFEPALNLSTFTGVELRLKGDGNRYKFLIRDGDGWDSVGYSHSFDTVANEWITVQVPFAQLIPVFRAKTVSNAKLSPERIRSFQLMLSKFEYDGGLNPRFSPGSFRLEISSIAAY; from the coding sequence ATGAGTGAACAACGATCGCAGTGGGATTTGGGTCGATTCGTGCAAACATTAGAGTACTTTGAAGCGATTCCTATCGTTAGTTGGCTGCAAAACATGTTCCAACCTCGCCCCAATCCGCAACCGTTTTATCACGATCGAGTTCTTTTCGATTTCAGCAATCCACAAATTGATATCCAAAACACTTGGGGTGCACTGGATGATGTCGTAATGGGCGGCGTGAGTGATAGCAGCGTTCGATTAGAAAATGGAGCCGCAGTCTTTTCGGGAAATGTCTCGACTGCAAATTCTGGCGGATTCGCCTCGATTCGGACTCGTAATTTTGAACCTGCACTGAATCTCTCGACTTTTACAGGCGTTGAACTTCGACTAAAAGGAGATGGTAATCGCTATAAGTTTTTAATTCGGGATGGCGATGGTTGGGATAGTGTGGGCTATTCTCATTCGTTTGATACCGTTGCAAATGAATGGATCACCGTACAAGTTCCATTTGCTCAACTGATTCCAGTGTTTCGAGCGAAAACCGTATCGAACGCGAAACTCTCTCCAGAGCGCATTCGATCGTTTCAACTGATGCTGAGTAAATTTGAATATGATGGCGGATTGAATCCGAGGTTTAGTCCGGGATCATTTCGTTTGGAAATTTCGTCGATCGCTGCTTATTAG
- a CDS encoding type II toxin-antitoxin system HicA family toxin, whose translation MKLNRKQARTLQAVFETPTRADILWSDIVSLFKALGADVTQGRGSRVRVHLNGEKAVFHEPHPEKETDKGAVKSVREFLENAGIIEGEDNADL comes from the coding sequence ATGAAGCTGAATCGAAAACAAGCGAGGACTTTACAAGCAGTTTTCGAGACACCGACTCGTGCTGACATTCTCTGGAGTGATATCGTGAGCTTGTTCAAGGCGCTTGGTGCAGATGTAACTCAAGGACGAGGTTCACGGGTTCGAGTTCATCTAAATGGTGAAAAAGCAGTGTTTCATGAGCCGCACCCTGAAAAAGAAACTGACAAAGGGGCGGTTAAGTCCGTTCGAGAGTTTCTTGAAAATGCTGGAATCATCGAAGGAGAAGATAATGCTGACCTATAA
- a CDS encoding type II toxin-antitoxin system HicB family antitoxin, translated as MLTYKGYRGQIEVDTDAEILFGHVLDIRDVITFKGKTVEEAVQAFQDSINDYLEFCQERGEEPNKPFSGKLPFRTTPERHRQVYIAAQKSGKSINAWMDEVLGRAAEEILREGSTKS; from the coding sequence ATGCTGACCTATAAAGGCTACAGAGGACAAATTGAAGTTGATACTGATGCTGAGATTCTCTTCGGTCACGTTCTGGATATTCGGGATGTGATTACTTTTAAGGGCAAGACTGTAGAAGAAGCGGTACAAGCTTTCCAGGATTCGATCAATGATTATTTAGAATTTTGCCAAGAGCGGGGAGAAGAACCCAATAAGCCCTTTTCTGGAAAGCTGCCATTCAGAACAACACCGGAGCGGCATCGACAGGTTTATATTGCGGCACAAAAATCAGGCAAAAGCATTAATGCGTGGATGGATGAGGTGTTGGGTCGTGCCGCAGAAGAGATATTGCGTGAAGGCTCTACCAAAAGTTAA
- a CDS encoding alpha/beta fold hydrolase → MLRFHPPGFGQKFTQTSLGTIAYYTQTQTTDETPIVFLHSFGGGSSAYEWSKVYPVFDPIVAADLIGWGDSSHPARDYKPDDYVMSIAEFLKKISDQPVTLVAASLTGAFAIRLAVQHPELVRSLFLICPSGFDDFGQNAGRRIPLDIINTPILDRIIYTIGATNDLAVRNFLENFLFANRDRVTPEMINAYLESARKPNADYAALSFLRGDLYFDLAPYLPQLKTPTSIVWGAQAQFTDVQLGREIAATNPDAIREFHIVPESGVLVHLEQPAIVARLLLQWLRN, encoded by the coding sequence ATGCTCAGATTTCATCCCCCAGGTTTCGGGCAAAAATTCACGCAAACCAGCTTAGGCACGATCGCGTATTACACTCAGACCCAAACGACCGACGAAACACCGATCGTGTTCCTTCACAGTTTTGGCGGTGGATCTTCAGCCTATGAATGGTCGAAAGTCTATCCGGTGTTTGATCCGATCGTCGCAGCAGATCTAATCGGTTGGGGAGATTCGAGTCATCCTGCCCGCGATTACAAACCTGATGATTATGTGATGTCGATCGCTGAATTTCTCAAAAAGATCTCTGATCAGCCCGTGACTTTAGTTGCCGCATCGTTGACTGGAGCGTTTGCGATTCGATTGGCGGTGCAGCATCCTGAATTAGTCCGATCGCTGTTTCTGATTTGTCCTTCTGGCTTTGATGATTTTGGACAAAATGCAGGACGACGAATTCCGCTCGACATTATCAATACGCCAATTTTGGATCGAATTATTTATACGATCGGGGCAACAAATGATTTGGCGGTACGGAATTTTTTGGAAAATTTTCTGTTTGCAAATCGCGATCGTGTTACTCCCGAAATGATCAATGCTTATCTTGAATCGGCTCGAAAACCGAATGCAGATTATGCAGCGCTGTCATTTTTGCGCGGTGATTTGTACTTTGATTTAGCCCCATATTTGCCGCAGTTGAAGACACCGACTTCGATCGTCTGGGGCGCTCAAGCACAATTTACTGATGTGCAACTCGGACGGGAAATCGCAGCAACTAATCCAGATGCGATTCGAGAGTTTCATATTGTGCCGGAATCGGGCGTTTTAGTGCATTTAGAACAGCCTGCGATCGTCGCTCGATTGCTGCTTCAATGGCTAAGAAATTGA
- a CDS encoding glutathionylspermidine synthase family protein produces the protein MSKVFESAERDRFFRQIQLPWYNLALVNAVSPVPSPYALYHCHPVTEQQILEMERSAERVGAVLLYLWSVIRNFDAETLLEYGFPEETIRVVKFDGLAPFGMRLDWCWNEKTGVHKVIEANVQTPSFWFECIEGNAKVAEHFGMKPPQVGLKSMLSLSMSQQLQRAADWIRKPIEQCNIRLTTLNNTEDLGTMRWLNQFVSQERCAFGIEELRIKDHQFLFHQDTPIDILFMWYPVEWAIHDRDSNGVKLWDALEELILKRRIAIVNFASAFSLQPKSIFALISDLGLDFFPPDLAETVYEFFPKTAQTSDELGDTYFAKPVLGRQGEGCFSMVNGEIGVQSANQDPWYTEQDYVYQELLEFPTVEIEHRSMTALWSTWLFNGGTRFAPSGIGLRVSEGKITDDDSYWCPIGISN, from the coding sequence ATGAGCAAGGTATTTGAAAGTGCAGAGCGCGATCGCTTTTTCCGTCAAATCCAACTGCCTTGGTACAATCTGGCGCTGGTGAATGCGGTTTCACCTGTACCAAGTCCTTATGCGCTTTATCATTGTCATCCCGTGACGGAACAGCAAATTTTAGAAATGGAGCGATCGGCGGAACGAGTCGGCGCAGTGCTGTTATATCTTTGGTCAGTCATTCGCAACTTTGACGCAGAAACGTTGCTCGAATATGGCTTTCCAGAAGAAACGATTCGAGTGGTGAAATTCGATGGATTAGCACCGTTTGGGATGCGATTAGATTGGTGCTGGAACGAAAAAACAGGTGTCCATAAAGTCATCGAAGCGAATGTTCAGACACCGAGTTTTTGGTTTGAATGTATTGAAGGAAATGCCAAAGTTGCAGAACATTTTGGAATGAAGCCGCCTCAAGTGGGGCTGAAATCGATGCTTAGTTTATCGATGTCGCAACAACTCCAACGGGCAGCCGATTGGATTAGAAAACCGATCGAGCAATGCAACATCAGATTAACCACACTGAATAATACCGAAGATTTGGGAACGATGCGCTGGCTCAATCAATTCGTCAGTCAAGAGCGGTGCGCGTTCGGAATTGAAGAACTCCGCATCAAAGATCATCAATTTCTATTTCATCAAGACACCCCGATCGACATTCTCTTCATGTGGTATCCGGTGGAATGGGCAATTCACGATCGAGATTCTAACGGGGTCAAACTTTGGGATGCGTTAGAAGAATTGATCTTGAAACGAAGAATTGCGATCGTCAATTTCGCCTCTGCTTTCTCTCTTCAACCCAAAAGTATTTTTGCATTAATTAGCGATTTAGGTTTAGATTTCTTCCCACCTGATCTGGCTGAAACCGTTTACGAATTCTTTCCGAAAACGGCTCAGACTTCCGATGAACTGGGCGATACTTATTTTGCAAAACCTGTTTTAGGGCGACAGGGAGAAGGCTGCTTCTCGATGGTCAACGGTGAAATTGGGGTTCAAAGTGCGAATCAAGACCCTTGGTATACCGAGCAGGATTATGTTTATCAAGAATTGCTGGAATTTCCAACGGTTGAAATTGAACATCGATCGATGACTGCACTGTGGAGTACTTGGTTATTCAATGGTGGAACTCGATTCGCTCCAAGTGGAATTGGGCTGCGAGTTTCTGAAGGCAAAATCACCGATGATGATTCCTACTGGTGTCCGATCGGGATTTCCAATTAA
- a CDS encoding S8 family serine peptidase — protein MMNPAEPGNASIPDENRGRILQRGGEELIVEKLDDRFAVNAVSKQDAWDIVNKAPVQINPGAAPPQLTEFIVDPNQKDQVLNQVRADDTVNYASHVYQIKDNPASKLYVTNQITIQFDPNVKPDVIGAIAQEFALEQVKQIPEIPNTFVFQLTANSTENPLKITNRLITRSEILTAEPNIIVRQEGYYRPKDPIYPKQWHLNHTGGQDLVSGSHVFAEQAWDITRGNRSIVVAVMDDAVDLNHPDFQGMGKIVAPRDFKGRDFDPDPDNAGEDHGTSCAGVAVAEENGFGVVGVAPGCALMPIRTTGFLDDQTIEDLFGWAVDRGAAVISCSWGPSAVYYPLSLRQRAAITRAATQGRDGKGCVILFAAGNANRPTNGTINESGWRNNAISGNTNWLGGFTVHPDVITVSASTSLNKKAAYSNWGGEVSVCAPSNNAPPGMGLPGIGYVATPPEVRSPIRGLGIVTADRRGNEGYESGDFTYGFGGTSSACPLAAGVAALILSANPDLTAQEVRQILQQTADKIIDSDPDPQFGLRKGTYDANGRSDWFGYGKVNAAKATQAASSRRVPLTVARSISNENNNMLMIPDGNSSGIVSDIQINDFGTVKDIQVSVNITHNFLGDIEVSLISPSGRVTLLQGRILGRQTVLNRSYSLQTTPTLSRMLGQSTQGRWQLRVVDAIANDTGIINGWKLAIGI, from the coding sequence ATGATGAACCCCGCAGAACCAGGAAATGCCAGTATTCCCGATGAGAATCGCGGTCGAATTCTCCAGCGCGGCGGCGAAGAATTGATCGTGGAAAAATTAGACGATCGCTTCGCCGTGAACGCAGTTTCTAAACAAGATGCGTGGGATATCGTCAACAAAGCCCCGGTACAAATTAATCCCGGTGCGGCTCCTCCTCAACTGACAGAATTCATTGTTGATCCGAATCAAAAAGATCAAGTTTTGAATCAAGTCCGAGCCGATGACACGGTGAACTATGCGAGTCACGTTTATCAGATCAAAGATAATCCTGCCTCAAAACTTTATGTTACAAATCAAATCACGATTCAGTTCGATCCAAATGTGAAGCCAGACGTGATCGGTGCGATCGCTCAAGAATTCGCCCTCGAACAAGTCAAACAAATCCCCGAAATTCCCAATACATTCGTCTTTCAACTCACCGCCAATTCAACCGAAAATCCGCTGAAGATCACGAATCGATTGATTACGCGATCGGAGATTCTCACCGCTGAACCCAATATCATTGTTCGCCAAGAAGGATACTATCGCCCGAAAGACCCGATTTATCCGAAACAATGGCATCTCAATCACACAGGCGGACAGGATTTAGTGTCTGGCTCTCATGTGTTTGCTGAACAAGCTTGGGACATTACCAGAGGAAATCGATCGATCGTGGTTGCGGTCATGGATGATGCCGTTGATCTGAATCATCCCGACTTTCAAGGAATGGGCAAAATCGTTGCACCCAGAGATTTCAAAGGCAGAGATTTCGATCCTGATCCGGACAATGCAGGTGAAGATCATGGAACTTCCTGTGCGGGTGTTGCGGTGGCGGAAGAAAACGGATTTGGTGTGGTGGGAGTTGCACCAGGCTGTGCATTGATGCCGATTCGGACAACGGGATTTTTGGATGATCAAACGATCGAAGATTTGTTTGGCTGGGCAGTCGATCGAGGTGCCGCTGTGATTTCTTGCAGTTGGGGTCCGAGTGCCGTCTATTACCCGCTTTCATTACGTCAACGTGCCGCGATTACTCGCGCTGCGACTCAAGGACGAGACGGAAAAGGCTGTGTAATTTTATTTGCAGCAGGGAACGCGAACCGTCCAACGAATGGAACCATCAACGAATCGGGCTGGAGAAATAATGCAATCAGCGGAAATACCAACTGGCTCGGCGGTTTCACGGTTCATCCAGACGTGATCACCGTTTCAGCTTCTACCAGTTTGAACAAGAAAGCCGCTTACAGTAATTGGGGTGGGGAAGTTTCAGTCTGTGCACCAAGTAACAATGCACCTCCAGGAATGGGATTACCTGGAATTGGATATGTCGCGACTCCGCCAGAAGTGCGATCGCCGATCAGAGGATTAGGAATTGTGACAGCCGATCGACGTGGCAACGAGGGCTATGAGTCGGGTGATTTTACCTACGGATTTGGTGGCACCTCAAGCGCTTGCCCTTTAGCAGCGGGCGTTGCTGCCTTAATTCTTTCTGCGAATCCCGATTTAACTGCTCAAGAAGTTCGGCAAATCTTACAGCAAACCGCAGATAAAATCATTGATTCCGATCCCGATCCACAGTTCGGACTTCGCAAGGGAACGTATGATGCGAATGGTCGATCGGATTGGTTTGGATATGGGAAAGTGAACGCTGCAAAAGCAACTCAAGCGGCAAGTTCTCGAAGAGTTCCGCTAACAGTTGCGCGATCGATTTCCAATGAAAACAACAATATGCTGATGATTCCTGATGGCAATTCATCCGGCATTGTCAGCGATATTCAAATCAACGATTTTGGAACCGTTAAAGATATTCAAGTCTCTGTGAATATCACTCACAATTTTCTCGGTGATATTGAAGTGAGCTTAATCTCACCTTCGGGACGAGTGACTTTACTGCAAGGTCGGATATTAGGACGGCAAACCGTTTTGAATCGATCGTATTCTTTACAGACGACACCGACCTTAAGCAGAATGCTGGGACAATCGACACAAGGGCGCTGGCAGTTGAGAGTTGTAGACGCGATCGCGAATGATACGGGGATTATTAACGGCTGGAAATTAGCGATCGGGATCTAA